One Palaemon carinicauda isolate YSFRI2023 unplaced genomic scaffold, ASM3689809v2 scaffold280, whole genome shotgun sequence genomic region harbors:
- the LOC137636374 gene encoding uncharacterized protein: MLVCLHSCMLVDSVTIEIVSLVLGALMTTISLIIIKPFSITLHLVLHLQPSTPDLLLFTQDLRKNAIKETKYLKFQGRLFSVPKKDSDSRRVILDLSRLNLSIQCDRFHMLTVSQVRTLLPRGAVTTSIDLTDAYYHVPIARHFRPFQGFRLDDKAYTFKVMPFGLNIAPRIFTKLTESVIQELRSHGIQVVAYLDDWLIWSDNIEDCLKATNKVIQYLQFLGFQINFGKSRLTPETKFQWLGLRWDLRSHTLCLPRSKRIEIAKNTKRFLGEKINFQKEPGEDSRVPTIRFSDRPPSESETERHQPGLALQSEQQMSRQEDTPSSHSSEEASPMDNRQEPIKVGSVAVPPSKDSHPHGCLPIRLGRLLPTQEGSGPLVHNVPTIPHKRPGGHGCLTNLETSFPGQETTSEDSPRQRSHSPLSKQRGLQVRSHQSRDGGNLLPGGLKPMAPIRRPSGWSSERCGRRTLQDGTVGVRMVTRSQILSMDPLPSAGSPGRPLRDGIQPQAEMLCGPQPGPSGLRHGCHVSRLEHLGKDLPFPNGEPTDESAGQTSNLQRSSSPGGPQLAQEQLVSSFTGAESPPSPDSQPDFYPDSTNVHCVRFLKHSEHPNFMDFMKFAAHKGANIDPQNTLFLEYDKRDSTLRQYDSAVKKLAKFLKDSNNDFMTLNLTVTFFRTLFESGLAANTITTIKSALKKIFLIGFDIDLTDSLLVSIPRACARLRPSSRPSSISWFLNDVLKLASETVNDSCEYIPLLRKTLFLVSLASGARISELAALSRDPGHIEFLPSGEVLLSPDKVFSAKNEDPQNRWSSWKIIPLPQDPSLCPVTTLKSFLSRTSYKTSGPLFIRERGGTITLKGIRQQILYFIKQANPESFPHVHDNVGEMFVKVILSLHTNSSVHVTVFLFLQ; the protein is encoded by the coding sequence atgttggtatgcctgcattcgtgcatgttggtggatagcgtcaccattgagattgtttcgctagttctaggagcgttaatgacgaccatctcacttattattattaaaccttttagtattacgctccacctagttttacatttgcaaccctcgacaccggacctacttctgtttacccaagatcttcgcaagaacgcgatcaaggaaacgaaatatctgaagtttcaaggtcgcttattcagcgttccgaagaaagactccgacagccggagggtcatcctcgatctgtcccgactaaacttgtccattcaatgcgacaggtttcacatgcttaccgtctcgcaggtgcgaaccttgcttccccgtggggccgtcaccacctccatcgatcttaccgatgcttactatcacgttccaatagcaagacacttccgcccattccaaggattcagactggacgacaaggcttacacgttcaaagtgatgccttttgggctcaacatcgcgcccagaatcttcacgaaactgacggaatcggtcattcaggaactccgatcccatggaatccaagtcgtcgcatacctggacgattggctaatctggtcagacaacatcgaggattgtctcaaggcaacaaacaaggtgatccaatatcttcagtttctgggattccaaataaacttcggaaagtctcgtctgacaccagagaccaaatttcagtggctgggattacggtgggacctacgttctcacactctatgtctccccaggtccaagaggatagagattgcgaaaaataccaaacgctttctcggggaaaagataaacttccagaaggaaccaggagaagattctagggtccctacaattcgcttcagtgacagacctccttctgaaagcgaaactgaaagacatcaaccgggtttggcgctccagagcgaacaacaaatgtcgagacaagaagacacgccttcctcccattcttcggaagaggcttctcccatggacaaccgccaagagcctatcaaagtcggttccgttgcagtacccccctccaaggatagtcatccacacggatgcctccctatcaggttggggaggctactcccaacacaggaaggttcagggcctttggtccacaatgttccaacaattccacataaacgtcctggaggccatggctgtcttactaatcttgaaacgtctttccctggccaagaaacaacatctgaggatagtcctcgacaacgaagtcatagtccgttgtctaaacagagggggctccaagtcaggtcccatcaatcacgtgatggtggcaatcttctccctggcggcctcaaaccaatggcacctatccgccgtccatctggctggagttcggaacgttgtggcagacgcactctccaggacggtaccgttggagtcagaatggtcactagatcgcaaatcctttcaatggatcctctcccaagtgccggatctccaggtagacctcttcgcgacggaatccaaccacaagctgaaatgttatgtggcccccaacctggaccctcgggcttacgccacggatgccatgtctctcgactggaacacctgggaaaggatttaccttttcccaacggtgaacctactgatgaaagtgctggacaaacttcgaaccttcaaaggtcaagtagccctggtggcccccaattggcccaagagcaattggtttcctcttttactggagctgaatctccaccctcaccagattcccaacccgacttttacccagatagtacaaacgtgcactgtgttcgcttccttaAACATTCAgaacaccctaactttatggacttcatgaagtttgcggcacacaaaggggctaacatagacccccagaatactttatttttagaatatgacaagagagactccactcttcgtcaatatgactcagcggtcaaaaaactagcaaagtttttgaaggattctaataatgactttatgacactaaacctaacggtaaccttttttagaaccttgtttgagtcgggcttagcagctaacactattactaccatcaagtctgccttgaagaagatttttctaatcggctttgatatagatctaacagattcattgctagtttcgatcccaagagcctgtgccagactgagaccatcttctcgtcctagctcgatttcctggtttctcaatgatgttcttaaactagcgtcagaaaccgtcaacgattcatgtgagtatatccctctactcagaaaaactctctttctcgtgagtttagcatcgggtgccaggatttcggaattagctgccttatcaagggacccaggccacatagagttccttccgtcaggagaggtcctcctctccccagacaaggtcttctcggccaaaaatgaagaccctcagaatagatggtcctcctggaaaattatccctctccctcaggatccttccctatgcccggttaccactctaaagtcctttctatcaaggacttcctataagacctcgggacccttgttcatcagggagcggggagggactataactttgaaagggatcagacaacagatcttgtatttcattaagcaggccaatccagagtcttttcctcacgtccatgACAATGTTGGAGAGATGTTTGTCAAAGTGATTCTCTCTCTTCATACAAATTCATCCGTTCATGTAACAGTGTTTCTTTTTCTCCAATAA